In the genome of Plectropomus leopardus isolate mb unplaced genomic scaffold, YSFRI_Pleo_2.0 unplaced_scaffold24466, whole genome shotgun sequence, one region contains:
- the LOC121966417 gene encoding hyaluronan and proteoglycan link protein 3-like: GRVQLRQDFPGDAALVMMTLQLNDTGRYRCEVVDGLEDGSTSVYLELSGVVFPYQHARGHYQFSFRGAQQACKEQDATLATFTQLFQSWKEGLNWCNAGWLADGTVQYPITQPRVPCGGHGLVPGVRSYGRRHLQLHRYDVFCFSSSLR; this comes from the exons CTCAGACAGGATTTCCCAGGAGATGCTGCACTTGTGATGATGACCCTCCAGCTGAATGATACAGGCCGTTACCGCTGCGAGGTGGTGGACGGACTGGAGGACGGGAGCACTTCAGTTTATCTGGAGTTGTCAG GTGTGGTGTTTCCCTACCAGCACGCTCGTGGTCATTACCAGTTCAGCTTCAGGGGAGCCCAGCAGGCCTGCAAGGAGCAGGACGCCACGCTGGCCACCTTCACACAGCTCTTCCAGTCCTGGAAGGAGGGCCTGAACTGGTGCAATGCAGGCTGGCTGGCAGACGGGACGGTCCAGTACCCCATCACACAGCCCAGAGTGCCATGCGGGGGGCACGGCCTTGTGCCAGGGGTCCGGAGCTACGGCAGACGGCACCTGCAGCTTCATCGCTACGATGTTTTCTGCTTCTCCTCTTCACTAAGAG